The following proteins come from a genomic window of Tepidiforma thermophila:
- the phoU gene encoding phosphate signaling complex protein PhoU: MTRDLFKSELRQLQDDVLTLGSMTEKAILDAMESLRDGDVEWSRQIIADDDRINRKRFEIEERTISVIATQQPMATDLRALVSVLYIITDLERMADHAEGIARINTMMEPEPLPRKLGYIPAMADRAVAMLRDSLKAYIDQDVEAARQICHADDEVDRLQDSVYEEAFRAMVADPSTIQRYTYLLWTAHNLERIADRCTNVCERVIYTVTGHMDELNVSNY, from the coding sequence ATGACACGGGACCTGTTCAAGTCGGAGCTCCGGCAGCTCCAGGACGATGTGCTGACGCTCGGCTCGATGACCGAGAAGGCCATCCTCGACGCCATGGAGTCGCTGCGCGATGGCGATGTCGAGTGGTCGCGCCAGATCATCGCGGACGACGACCGGATCAACCGGAAGCGGTTCGAGATCGAGGAGCGGACGATTTCGGTGATCGCGACGCAGCAGCCGATGGCGACCGACCTGCGGGCGCTGGTGAGCGTGCTGTATATCATCACCGACCTGGAGCGGATGGCCGACCACGCGGAGGGCATCGCGCGGATTAACACGATGATGGAGCCGGAGCCGCTGCCGCGAAAGCTTGGGTACATCCCCGCGATGGCCGACCGTGCGGTGGCGATGCTCCGCGATTCGCTGAAGGCGTACATTGACCAGGATGTTGAGGCGGCGCGGCAGATCTGCCACGCGGACGACGAGGTGGACCGACTGCAGGATAGCGTGTACGAGGAGGCGTTCCGGGCGATGGTTGCCGACCCTTCGACCATCCAGCGGTATACCTACCTGCTGTGGACCGCCCACAACCTGGAGCGGATCGCAGACCGGTGCACGAACGTCTGCGAGCGGGTGATCTACACGGTCACCGGGCACATGGACGAGCTGAACGTTTCGAATTACTGA
- a CDS encoding class I SAM-dependent methyltransferase produces the protein MTATVTLRPTPEDALAAYAAQVAANRAYIQSIEGPERPGQDYWAARAAAFRPGRMPVPELEPLLALAEPDDTWLDIGAGGGRFAVPLAAKVARVIAVEPSRAMRAQLAEAAQEAGRTNIEIVEMAWPPGPGAAAPEGDVALAANVLYAIEDVGGFLAAMERNARRTCAVVAFDRAPNTPVAALWEELWGSPFCELPALRELVAVLLAMGRRVRVEPLPPQPREPRPLDDVAAEYAWMYHVRPGMEGYEAKLARFRELVARHCGAGEGLAWPPVVRQYSSVISWPAAGHA, from the coding sequence ATGACCGCGACGGTGACGCTCAGGCCAACGCCTGAGGACGCACTGGCGGCGTACGCCGCGCAGGTCGCCGCCAACCGGGCGTACATCCAGTCGATCGAAGGCCCTGAGCGGCCGGGGCAGGACTACTGGGCCGCCCGCGCGGCAGCGTTTCGGCCGGGGCGGATGCCGGTCCCGGAGCTGGAGCCGCTGCTGGCGCTGGCTGAGCCCGATGATACCTGGCTCGATATCGGTGCTGGCGGCGGGCGGTTTGCGGTGCCGCTGGCGGCGAAGGTGGCGCGGGTGATTGCGGTCGAGCCGTCGCGCGCGATGCGGGCGCAGCTGGCTGAGGCGGCACAGGAGGCGGGGCGGACGAATATCGAGATCGTGGAGATGGCCTGGCCGCCGGGCCCTGGTGCCGCAGCGCCGGAAGGCGATGTGGCGCTGGCGGCGAACGTGCTGTACGCCATCGAGGATGTCGGGGGGTTCCTGGCGGCGATGGAGCGGAACGCGCGGCGGACCTGCGCGGTGGTGGCGTTCGATCGTGCGCCGAACACCCCGGTCGCAGCGCTGTGGGAGGAGCTGTGGGGCAGCCCCTTTTGCGAGCTGCCGGCGCTGCGGGAGCTGGTGGCGGTGCTGCTGGCGATGGGCCGTCGGGTGCGGGTGGAGCCGCTGCCGCCGCAGCCGCGGGAGCCGCGGCCGCTCGACGATGTGGCTGCGGAGTATGCATGGATGTACCACGTGCGGCCGGGCATGGAGGGGTACGAGGCGAAGCTGGCGCGCTTCCGGGAGCTGGTGGCCCGGCACTGCGGGGCCGGAGAGGGGCTGGCCTGGCCGCCGGTGGTGCGGCAGTACTCGTCGGTAATTTCGTGGCCGGCGGCGGGGCACGCCTGA
- a CDS encoding DUF7452 domain-containing protein yields the protein MARNRILTLAAAALGLAALVPIATAIGDDAPGDSRIESATALTTTFTYQGRLADGGSPANGPYDLRFILYDAESGGAQVGATVTKDDVPVANGLFTVDLDFGPNAFRGDARWMEIAVRPGTSTGTYTVLSPRQPVSPAPYALFAAAAGSLKVPLTVTGTSAGVPFTTENLGLVTVNQEGTGIAIAGLRTTTDSAAYPAVYGYNAGGGAAIQGETTATNGIGVQAFATQGTAGKFVGQTALDLDGALKVSGSAPAAFVHTVTTAGASKNTCAGSDKVTVLDHPLLNGKPDAIVLITPRADVPGGTTGPVDIGVSYRAAASAPCTGVSNQWVIYTTAIDFVDGATFNVLVISQ from the coding sequence GTGGCCCGCAACCGCATCCTCACCCTCGCAGCAGCGGCGCTCGGCCTTGCTGCCCTCGTCCCCATCGCCACCGCCATCGGCGACGACGCCCCCGGGGATTCCCGCATCGAATCCGCCACCGCCCTGACCACCACATTTACCTACCAGGGCCGCCTCGCCGACGGCGGCAGCCCCGCCAACGGCCCCTACGACCTCCGCTTCATCCTTTACGACGCCGAATCCGGCGGCGCCCAGGTCGGCGCTACCGTCACGAAGGACGACGTCCCCGTCGCCAACGGCCTCTTCACCGTCGACCTCGATTTCGGCCCCAACGCCTTCCGTGGCGACGCCCGCTGGATGGAGATCGCCGTCCGGCCCGGCACCTCGACCGGCACCTACACCGTCCTCTCGCCGCGGCAGCCGGTCAGCCCGGCGCCCTACGCTCTCTTCGCCGCGGCCGCGGGCAGCCTAAAGGTCCCCCTCACGGTCACCGGCACCTCCGCAGGCGTCCCGTTCACCACCGAGAACCTCGGCCTCGTCACCGTCAACCAGGAGGGCACCGGCATCGCCATCGCCGGCCTCCGCACAACGACCGACTCCGCGGCCTACCCCGCCGTCTACGGCTACAACGCCGGCGGCGGCGCCGCCATCCAGGGCGAAACGACCGCAACCAACGGCATCGGCGTCCAGGCCTTCGCCACCCAGGGCACCGCCGGTAAGTTCGTCGGCCAAACGGCCCTCGACCTCGATGGCGCCCTCAAAGTCTCCGGCAGCGCCCCCGCCGCCTTCGTCCACACCGTCACTACAGCGGGCGCCAGCAAGAACACCTGCGCCGGCTCCGACAAGGTCACCGTCCTCGACCATCCGCTCCTCAACGGCAAGCCGGACGCTATCGTCCTCATTACGCCCCGCGCCGACGTCCCTGGCGGTACCACCGGCCCGGTGGACATCGGCGTGAGCTACCGCGCAGCCGCGTCCGCCCCGTGCACAGGCGTCTCAAACCAGTGGGTTATCTACACGACCGCCATCGACTTCGTTGACGGCGCCACCTTCAACGTCCTGGTGATCAGCCAGTGA
- the mgtE gene encoding magnesium transporter, with amino-acid sequence MADDVAVRELFDDARALAANGEWAKLVALVTSLHPADLAELVLELPEEERVALLDHLPTDVVADLFEYVEDDDLKELIRGVGVKDLPAVLEEVEDDVAADVIQQLEPEEQAETLAQMDRGEEVAELLQYGDESAGGIMSRGFVALNEGITVQQAIDYLRVLRPPADRAYYLYVVDDNRVLQGVVSIRDLLVSSPKTLLKEITQRDVHAVTTDADQEEAARILQKYNLLAVPVVDAEGRLEGVMTADDLIDVLQEEATEDMYRMVGLDEAETVLAPVWRSVRRRVPWLLVNLATAFFAALVVRPFEETIARAATLAVFMPVIAGHAGNTGTQAVTLVVRGIALGDVKLSDWLLVLRKELAFGVVHGILAGALTAVLALILSFNPWLGLVVFVALLLNVLIAGVMGAIIPLTIKRLGGDPAVASSIWLTTFTDVMGFLMLLGLGTVLIDRLAS; translated from the coding sequence GTGGCCGATGACGTGGCTGTCCGGGAGCTTTTCGATGATGCACGCGCGCTGGCGGCGAACGGCGAGTGGGCGAAACTCGTCGCGCTTGTAACGTCCCTTCACCCTGCTGACCTTGCCGAACTGGTACTCGAGCTCCCGGAAGAGGAGCGCGTGGCGCTGCTCGACCACCTGCCGACGGACGTGGTGGCCGACCTCTTCGAGTACGTCGAGGACGACGACCTGAAGGAGCTGATCCGGGGGGTCGGCGTGAAGGACCTGCCGGCCGTCCTGGAGGAGGTGGAGGACGACGTCGCGGCGGATGTCATCCAGCAGCTGGAGCCGGAGGAGCAGGCGGAGACGCTGGCGCAGATGGACCGCGGCGAGGAAGTCGCGGAGCTGCTGCAGTACGGGGACGAGTCGGCCGGCGGCATTATGTCGCGCGGCTTCGTGGCCCTGAACGAAGGGATCACGGTGCAGCAGGCGATCGACTACCTGCGGGTGCTGCGGCCGCCTGCGGACCGGGCGTACTACCTGTACGTGGTCGATGACAACCGTGTGCTGCAGGGCGTGGTGTCGATCCGGGACCTGCTGGTGTCGTCGCCGAAGACGCTGCTGAAGGAGATCACCCAGCGGGACGTGCACGCGGTGACGACGGACGCCGACCAGGAGGAGGCGGCCCGGATTTTGCAGAAGTACAACCTGCTGGCCGTGCCGGTGGTGGATGCGGAGGGGCGGCTCGAAGGCGTGATGACTGCCGACGACCTGATCGACGTGCTCCAGGAAGAGGCGACCGAGGACATGTACCGGATGGTCGGCCTCGACGAGGCGGAGACGGTGCTGGCGCCGGTGTGGCGGTCGGTGCGGCGGCGGGTGCCGTGGCTGCTGGTGAACCTTGCGACGGCGTTTTTCGCCGCGCTGGTCGTGCGGCCGTTCGAGGAGACGATCGCGCGGGCGGCGACGCTTGCGGTGTTCATGCCGGTGATCGCCGGGCATGCGGGCAATACGGGCACACAGGCGGTGACGCTGGTCGTGCGCGGGATTGCGCTGGGCGACGTGAAGCTATCGGACTGGCTGCTGGTGCTGCGGAAGGAGCTGGCGTTCGGGGTTGTGCACGGCATCCTGGCGGGGGCACTGACGGCAGTGCTGGCGCTCATCCTCTCGTTTAACCCGTGGCTGGGACTGGTCGTCTTTGTCGCGCTGCTCCTGAACGTCCTGATCGCGGGCGTCATGGGCGCTATCATCCCGCTCACGATCAAGCGGCTGGGCGGAGACCCGGCGGTGGCGAGTTCGATCTGGCTGACCACGTTTACCGACGTGATGGGGTTCCTGATGCTGCTCGGGCTGGGGACGGTCCTCATCGACCGGCTGGCGAGCTAG